The Nitrospirae bacterium CG2_30_53_67 DNA segment TCCATGCATGCAGAAGAACTCACATTCTGGCAGCTCTTCTGGGACCGGTCCAGGCACCTGGTCCTCCCGATCTTTGTGAGCAGTTTTAGCGGCCTCGCAGCCTATTCCCGATACATGCGATCCAGCATGCTTGAGGTGATCAGGCAGGACTATATCCGGACCGCGCGGGCCAAGGGACTTCCGGAAAGAAGCGTCATCTACAAACATGCCCTGCGAAACGCCATGATGTCCACGATCACCATTATCGGCCTGGCCATACCGGGCCTGATCGGCGGAAGCGCCATCTTTGAGCAGATCTTTGCCATACCCGGTATGGGGAAACTCTTTCTGGATGCCACATGGGCCAGAGACTATCCTGTGGTGATGGGGATCCTGGTCATCGGCGCCTTCCTGACCCTGGTGGGCAATTTCATTGCGGACATCGCCTATGCCATGGTGGATCCGAGAATCCGTGTGGAGGAGATCGGATGAAAACAAACCGGCCGTACGCCGGGATCTTCATGCGCCGCTTCAGAAAGAATAAGCTTGCCATGGCCGGTTCCATGATCATCCTGTTCCTTTTCTGTCTGGCCCTGTTCTCGCCTTATATCAGCCGCTATGATCCGTCCAAGATCGATGTCGGGCAGATCCTGATCCCGCCCAATACCCGGCATTGGATGGGAACCGACGAGTCCGGACGGGATGTCATGAGCCGGATGATCTACGGGGCGCGCATCTCCATGCTGGTCGGCTTCGTGGCCGTGGGGATCACCACCCTGATCGGGATCTTTTTCGGCGCCATTGCAGGATATTACGGAGGGAAGATTGATGCCGTCATCATGCGCTTCGTGGACATCATGCTCTGTTTCCCCACTTTTTTTCTCATCCTCGCCGTCATCGCCGTCCTGGAACCGAGCCTCCGAAATATCATGATCGTCATCGGCGTCACCAGCTGGATGGGCGTGGCCAGGCTGGTCCGGGCGGAATTCCTCTCTCTCAAGGAACAGGAGTTCGTCCAGGCCGCCCGAGCCTTCGGCGCCTCGGATTTCAGAATCATCTTCCGCCACCTCCTCCCCAACGCCATGGCCCCGGTGCTGATCTCCGCAACGTTCGGGATCGCCGGCGCCATCCTGACGGAATCCGCCTTGAGTTTCTTCGGGCTCGGCGTCCAGCCGCCGACGCCGAGCTGGGGGAATATCCTGAGTTCCGGATACAAATATATTGATTTCGCCCACTGGCTCTCCATTTTTCCGGGGCTGGCCATCCTGATCACCGCTCTCGGCTACAACCTCCTGGGCGAAGGGCTCAGGGATGCCCTGGACCCCCGTCTGAAAGGGTCTTAGAATGACAAGTTGTTGATTTATGACGCTCTGTATAAAAAGGGGTTTACAAGGGCAACGTCACACGTTAAAGTAATGTGTTGATATATCTTCTGATACATCGGAGAGCCATAACTGAATTTTGCCGTTTCCGCGGTTCAACGTTTTTCCAGGGTTCCTGTCCATGCCGAGGATCATTCAGAGATACATCCGAAACGAGGTCCTGTCCGCTTTTACCTTATCGATCTTTGTTTTTACCCTGGTCCTGTTCATGCAGAATACCCTGGGTCTCTCCGACATGATCATCACAAGGGGCGTGGGGTTAACGAACTTCCTCCTGATCGTGCTCTACACCCTCCCCTCCCTCTTGTGGCTCTCGATCCCCATGGCCTTCCTGATGGCCTCGCTCACAGGCATAGGGAGGCTCTCCATGGACAACGAGGTCATCGCCATGCATTCGCTCGGTATCGGGACCCTGAGTTTTCTCAGGCCGGTTCTGATCCTGGGGTGCATCCTTTTTGTCTTGAACTTCTCAATCGGGAGCGTCGGGGTCCCTTGGGGACGTTCATCCATGAACCGTCTT contains these protein-coding regions:
- a CDS encoding peptide ABC transporter permease; the protein is MKTNRPYAGIFMRRFRKNKLAMAGSMIILFLFCLALFSPYISRYDPSKIDVGQILIPPNTRHWMGTDESGRDVMSRMIYGARISMLVGFVAVGITTLIGIFFGAIAGYYGGKIDAVIMRFVDIMLCFPTFFLILAVIAVLEPSLRNIMIVIGVTSWMGVARLVRAEFLSLKEQEFVQAARAFGASDFRIIFRHLLPNAMAPVLISATFGIAGAILTESALSFFGLGVQPPTPSWGNILSSGYKYIDFAHWLSIFPGLAILITALGYNLLGEGLRDALDPRLKGS